The following DNA comes from Amycolatopsis solani.
CGAGGGATGACCAGTGACCCAGACCCCCGTCCTGATCACGACGACCGGCCCCGACAAGCCGGGTGTCTCGTCCGTGCTGTTCGCCGTGCTGACCCGGCACGACGTCGACGTCCTCGACGTCGAGCAGGTCGTCATCCGCGGGCAGCTGGTGCTCGGCGTGCTCGCCGGGGTCTACCGCGACCCCGAGGGCCTGCAGGAGACGGTCGAGCAGGCGATGGCGTCCGTCGGCATGCAGGTCGACGTCAAGATCGGGTCGGCGATCGGGGACGACCCGTTCGCGCTGGGCCGCCGCGACTCCACCCACGTGCTGGTGGTGCTCGGCCGCCCGGTCACCGCGCGGGGCTTCTCCGAGGTCGCGCGCCGGCTGGCCTCGCTCGGCGCCAACATCGACGCGATCCGCAGCGTCGCCGACTACCCCGTGACCGGGCTGGAGCTGTACGTCTCGGTCGACCGGGACACCCCGGAAGCCGACACCGCGCTGCGCTCGGAGCTCGCCGACGCCGCCGTCGAGGCGGGGGTCGACATCGCCGTGGAGCGCGCCGGGATCACGCGCCGGGCCAAGCGGCTGGTCGTCTTCGACGTCGACTCGACGCTCATCCAGGGCGAGGTCATCGAGATGCTGGGCGCGCACGCCGGGGTCGAGCCGGAGATCCGCGAGATCACCGAAGCGGCCATGCGCGGCGAGCTCAACTTCAGCGAGTCGCTGGAACGGCGGGTCGCGTTGCTGGAGGGCCTGCCGGCGACGGCCATCGACGAGGTCGCCGCGTCGATCGAGCTGACCCCGGGCGCCCGCACCACGATCCGCACGCTCAAGCGGATGGGGTTCAAGACCGGCGTCGTGTCCGGCGGGTTCACCCAGGTCATCGGGGGTCTGGTGGAAGAGCTGGGCCTCGACTTCGCGGCGGCGAACGAGCTCGAGATCGTGGACGGCAAGCTCACCGGGAAGGTCATCGGCGAGGTCGTCGACCGGGCGGGCAAGGCGAAGGTGCTTCGCCGCGTCGCCGGCGAGTACGACATCCCGCTGGAGCAGTGCGTGGCGGTCGGGGACGGCGCCAACGACATCGACATGCTGTCGGCCGCGGGCATGGGCGTCGCGTTCAACGCCAAGCCCGCGCTGCGCGAGGTGGCCGACACGGCGCTGTCGCACCCGTACCTCGACGCGGTGCTGTTCGTGCTCGGGCTGACCCGCGGCGAGGTCGAAGCGGCCGACGCCGCCGACGGGCTCGAGCTGATGCGTCCGTGAGCAGCGTTCTCGACCCCCTTGGCGCCCGCTACGCCTTCTGGCTGGGGCTTCCGCCCGAAGACACGTCGGACACCTCCGACGAGGTCCCGGAAGAAGTCCGCGCGATGCCGGTGATCCTGCGCATCGAACGCGCCGAGCCGCCGGGCCGCACGCCGTTGCTGGAAGCCGCGGCGGCGGCCGCGCTGGCCGTGTGCCTCGACGAGCGCGCCCAGCCGGGCGGCGAGTGGGCGGAGCCGATGCACGCGTGGCTCGACAACCGGATCCGGAAGGTCGCGCGGCGGGCCCGGGGCGCGCACTGGGCCGCGGTGCAGGACCTGCCGGGCGTCACCGTCGAGGTCGACGGCGCCGAAGCGCGAGCCCTCGTCCCGGGCCTGATCACCGAGACGCCCAAGGAAGTCGCGCGGCTGCAGATCTCGGGCAGCGAACTGCCGCCGGACGAGCCGGGGCCGATCCCGGACGGGGTGCCGTTGCTGCTGCTCAACCCGCACGTGCCGATGACCGTCGGCAAGGCTTCGGCACAGGTCGGCCACGCGACGATGATCCTCGCCGCGCTGCTCGACGACGCCGCGCTCGCCGGCTGGGCCGCGCGCGGCTACCGGACCGCCGTGCGCACCGCGAGCCCCGTGCAGTGGAAGGAACTGCACCCCGGCGACGACCCCGAGGGCGCGTGGCGGCGGGACCGCGTCATCGCCGTGCGGGACGCCGGGTTCACCGAGGTCGATCCGGGCACCATCACGGTTCTCGCCCAGTGGGCGCCGGAACAAGCGGCTCCCTGAGCCGGTTGGAGCGGGCATGGGACTCGAAGTTCAACGCGACGGGCAGCACGCGTTCGTGGGGCGCAATGATCGGGGCGCGGAGGTCCGGCTGGGCCGCGCGGGCGCCGAAGGGGCTTTCTCGCCCGCCGAACTGCTGCAGATCGCGGCCGCGGGCTGCAGCGCGGTGACCGCCGAAGAGCTGATCACGCGACGGGTCGGCGAGGACTCGAAGTTCCGCGTCACCGTCACCGCGGATCGGCGTGAAGGGGCTTCGGAACTGGACGCCGTGCACGTCGCTTTCGACGTCGACGTGTCGACATTGGCGGCGGATCAGCGGGAAGCGCTGGCCGGCGCCGTGGACCGCGCGATCGAGCGGCTGTGCACGGTGAGCCGGACGCTCAAGAAGGGGATTCCGGTGACGGAGGAGTTCCCGGGCGCCTAGTTCTGCGCGGATTCCCAGACGACGTAAGCCTGGTCGGCGTCGGTCGTCATGGCCTCGATGAACTTCTCGTTGTCGAAGCCCGGCAAGGACTGCAGGCGCTCGATGAGCGCGTCGGCCGCCGGGTCGCCGCTCGGGACCGCGGTGCCCTTGCCGTCGGTGCCCACCAGCATGAAGAACACGTCTTCGTTCCACGGGCCGTCGGGGATCACCCGGACCATCACCGACGACAGGCCGGCCCACGTGACAGCTTCTTCGCTGCCGTCCGCGAGGCGCCGCCGCACGCCGGTGTCGTCGACACTGACGGTCCGGGACTGTGCGCTGGACGAATCCTGGGTCAACCGGTGCTCCCTTTATTGCTTCGGTTGCTTCACCGTACCGGTCGGTGCTGTGGACCGCGTCACGCGGGCGCGGCTGCGTCGAGCCGGCGCAGCGCTTCGCGCACCACCTTCGGGTCCATCGTCGGCCAGAACGGCGGCAGCGACGCACGGAGGAATCCGCCGTAGCGGGCGTTCGCCAGCCGCGAATCCAGCACCGCGACCACCCCGCGGTCGGTGACCGAACGGTGCAGCCGCCCGGTGCCCTGTGCCAGCAGCAGCGCCGCGTGCGTGGCCGCGACGGTGAGGAACCCGTTGCCGCCGCGGGCTTCCACAGCGCGCTGGCGGGCCGATGACACCGGGTCGTCCGGGCGCGGGAACGGGATCCGGTCGACCACCACGAGCTGCAGCGACGGCCCCGGCACGTCCACGCCCTGCCACAGGCTGAGCGTGCCGAACAGGCACGTGCGGACGTCCTCGGAGAACTTCTGGACCAGCAGCGACGTCGAATCCTCGCCCTGGCAGAGGATCGGGAAGTCGAGCCGTCCGCGCATCTCCTCGGTGGCCTGCTTGGCCGCCCGCATCGACGAGAACAAGCCCAGCGTGCGCCCGCCCGCGGCCTCGATCAGCTCGGCCAGTTCGTCCATTGTGGACGACGCAAGCCCGTCGCGGCCCGGCGGCGGCAGGTGCTTGGCCAGGTAGAGGATGCCGTTGCGCTTGTGGTCGAACGGCGAGCCGACGTCCAGCCCGAGCCACTTGGGGCCGGTGCCGGCGTCCGACGGCGCTTCCTTCTCCGTCGCGGCTCCGGGTGCCTGCTCGACGCGCGCCGCGGCCGGCGGGAGACCCCATTGGCGCGCCATGGTGTCGAACGTGCCGCCGAGGGTGAGCGTCGCCGAGGTCAGGATCGTCGTGTGCTGGTTGAACACGCGCTCGCGCAGCAGGCCGGCGACGCCGAGCGGCGCCACCTTCAACGCCGGCGGGCGCGGGTTCGACGAGAACTTGTCGCCGGACAGCCAGACGACGTCGCGCTGGTGCGCCTGGTCGTCGTCGAACGCCTCCAGCAGCCGGACGGCGGTGTCGTGCACCTCGTCGAGCAGCGAGCGCGCCAGCTTGCGCGCGGTCGCGCCCTCGACGTCCTCCTTGCGATCCGAGCCCAGCGCCGTGATGCACCGGTGCGCGGCGTCGCGGATCGCCGGGATCGCGCCCTTCAGCGGCTGCGGCAGCTCGTCCATCCGGCCCGCGGGCAGGTCGTCGATGATCAGGGCCAGCCCGTCACCGGCCTCCAGGAGGCCGTCGGCGACGTCGGCGTCGATGAGCTTGCCGCAGCGGCGGGCGGCCGACGCGCACATCGCGCTGGTCAGCTCGCCGGTGGCGACCGAGGTGACGCGGTCGACCAGTTCGTGGGCCTCGTCGATGATCACCACGTCGTGGTCCGGCAGCACCTGGTAGCCCTGCAGGGCGTCGATCGCCAGCAGCGCGTGGTTGGTGACGATGACGTCGGCGCGGCCGGCCTCGGCGCGGGCCTTCTCGGCGAAGCAGTCCGTGCCGATCGGGCAGCGCGAAGCGCCGAGACATTCCTTCGCCGTCACGGAAACCTGGCGCCACGCCTGGTCCGTGACGCCGGGGACGAGCTCGTCGCGGTCGCCGGTTTCGGTGTCCGACGCCCACTCCCGCAGCCGCGTGACCTCCTTGCCCAGCCTCGACACCGCGAACGGGTCGAAGAGCTGCGCGTCCTCCGGCTCGTCCGGCGCGCCGGAATCCAGCCGGTGCAGGCACATGTAGTTGCGGCGGCCCTTGAGGATGGCGAAGGTCGGTTCGCGGCCCAGCGGCTTCTTCAGCGCCTTCGCCAGGCGTGGCAGGTCGCGGTCGACCAGCTGGCGCTGCAGCGCGATCGTCGCCGTGGACACGACGACCGTGGCTTCCTTCTGGACGGCGTGGCGGATCGCGGGCACGAGGTACGCCAGCGACTTGCCGGTGCCGGTGCCCGCCTGCACGGCCAGGTGCTCGCCGGTGCGGATCGCGCGGCCGACGGCGTCCGCCATTTCGACCTGCCCTGGGCGCTCGGCACCCCCGACGGACTCCACCGCGTGGGTGAGGAGTTCGAGGACGCCGGGGAAATCAGTTCGAGCGGGCACAGCGACACACATTAGCCGCCGGGACCGACAGGATCGGTGATCCGTCGCGAACGGGCCGTTCGCGCCGGATCACCGACGGCGTCAGTCCTGCTCGCGGCCCGAGACGAGCTTCCAGGTGAGCGGCAGCAGACCCGCCGCCACGACGATCTTGATCGCGTCGCCGACCAGGAACGGCGTGACGCCCTTGGCGAACGCCGTCGAGAGGTCGAAGCCGGTCGACGCCATCAGCCACGGCACGCCGAACGCGTAGATCACGAGGTTGCCGAGCACCATGGTGCCCGCGGTGCGCACCGCCGTCCGGTCGCCGCCGCGGCCGGCGAGGGCGCCCACGAGCGCGCCGGCGAAGACGAAGCCCACGATGTAGCCGGCGCTCGCGCCGGACAGGCCCGCGGTGCCGTGCTGGAACCACGGCACGCCCACGGCGCCGACGAGCAGGTACACCAGCATCGACGCGGCACCGCGCGACATGCCGAGCGACGCGCCGACGAGCAGCGCGGCGAACGTCTGGCCGGTCATCGGCACCGGGCTGCCCGGCACCGGGATGGTCAGCTGCGCGGCGGCGCCGGTGAGCACGGCACCGCCGGCGACCAGCGCGATGTCCCGGACGAGCGAGCCGGGGACGAGGTCGGCCAGCACGGGCCGCTTGCCGGCGAAGGACAGCGAAGACACGAAACCTCCCTGGGTGAGCAAAGTCGATCGAGGTTAACGCTCGTTACCGCCGCAAAACCCGCGAAGTTGCGTTCCTCACCGGCCACTCGTCCGGGTGGACCCGATCAGGGACGGCGGCCGGGCTGCCGATGACGTAGTGGGTAACTACGACCTGTCACGAAACCGAGGAGGCCGGTGCATGCGAAACGCCAGGAAGAGGACATTCCGGTTGCTGGCCGTGACGACGTTGAGCGTGCCGCTCCTGGCCGCCGCGGCCCCCGGGACGTCCACCGGATGGGCGTCTTCGGGATCGCTGGACGTGACGATCGACAACGAGCACGTCGTCACCGGCGAGCTGGCGAAATGCACCGCCGACGGGCCGTACAGCGCGCAGACGCAGGGTGGTGCGACGGGCGACGTCGCCGCGTTCGGGATGGGCGAGTCCGGCTGCGGGCGCTCGGGGGCCGTCGCGGTCGCGCAGGCGTCGGGGCACCGGTTCTCGGCCACCGTGCTCAAGCGCTACGGCGGCCCGGTGATCACCGTGCGCACCTTCTCGGCGAAGTGCGCGACGAGCGAGAACGGCAGCGGCGGCGAGGTGTCGATCGGCGCCGTGCAGGGGATCACCGTGCCCGAGCAGATCCCGCCGAACCACCGGATCGTCATCCCCGGCGGTGCCGCGGGGACCGCGCTGGCGACGGTGGTGCTCAACGAGACCGTGACGCCGCAGCCGCCGGACGGCAGCCTGGTGACGCACGCGGTGCACATCCGGCTGTTCCCGCAGGGCGGCCCGGCGAGCGGGGACATCTACCTGGGCACGGCCGCCTGCGCCCCGTTCGGCAAGAAGTGACGGCGGAACTTTCCCTATGAAAGTGCCGCTTTGCGCCGCAAAGCGCAGCTTTCATAGGGAAAGTGGCGCCTCAGGGCGTGGTGAAGCGGGCGGCGGCCGCGACGAACTCGCCCGCGCGGGTGGCCAGGTCCGGGAGGCTGCCGCCGGCGGACAGGGCGTCCCCCAGCAGCGGGGTCGCCGCCGCGATCGCGATCGCGCCCGAGCGCAGGTAGGCCTCGACGTCGGCCAGGTGGACGCCGCCGGTCGGGACCAGCGGGACGTCCGGCAGCGGGGCGCGGACCGCGCGCAGGTACGCGACGCCGCCGACGGCCGCGATCGGGAACACCTTCACCGCGGCCGCGCCGAGGCGCCAGGCCTGGTCGATCTCGGTCGGCGTCAGCGCGCCGCAGACCACCGGCGTGTCCAGCTCCGCCGCGCGCTCCAGCACCGCCGGGTTGACCGTCGGGGTGATCAGGTACGCGGCGCCGGCGTCGACCGCGATGTCCACATCGGACGGTTCGCGGACGCTGCCCGCGCCGATCAGCGCGTCCTCGCCGAGGGCCAGGCGCAGCGCGGTGATCGCCGCCGGCGCGCCCGGCGTCGTCAGGGTCGCTTCGAGCAGGCGGACGCCCGCCGCGTGCAGCACCATCGCCGCGTCGGCGAACCGCGACGCGTCCGAGGCGCGCAGGATCGCGACGAGCCGGTGTTCCGCCAGCGCGGCCCGCAGGTCCTTCACGAAGCCGGCGGCACGGCGGCGGTGCCCGTGTAGGAGACGCCGGCTTCGTCGAAGTCCTTCAACGTCGCGTCGACCGTCGGCTGCGAGCCGCCGACCGTCAGGTCCAGCAGCACCCGCACGCCGAAGCCCGCCTTCGCCGCGTCGAGCGCCGTCGCGCGGACGCAGAAGTCCGTCGCGATGCCGACGACGTCGACGTCGGTGACGTCGTGCTCGCGCAGCCAGGCCTCCAGCGACTTCCCGTCGCGGGCCGCGCCCTCGAAGCCCGAGTACGCGGCGCTGTACTCGCCCTTCGAGAACACCTCGCCGATCGGGACGACGTCGAGCGCGGCGTGGAACGACGCCCCCGGCGTGCCGGCGACGCAGTGCACCGGCCAGCTGTCCTTGAAGTCGGGCGTCTCGCTGAAGTGGTCGCCCGGGTCGATGTGGTTGTCCCGGGTGGCCACGACGTGGCTGTACCCGCCCTCGGCGGCCTGCTTCGAGATGCCGGCGGCCGCGGCGGCTCCGCCCGGCAGGCCGAGCGAACCCCCCTCGCAGAAGTCGTTCTGCACGTCCACCACGATCAGCGCGGTCCCCATGGTCGGGCTCCTTCAGAGAAACAGCGTCGGGATTGCGGGCTCGCCGTGCGAGAGCTTCAGGCCCTCCCACGGCAGGCTGACCAGGCCGCGGCGCAGCCGTTGCCTGGCGTCGTCGAGCGTAGGCAGATCCGGCACCGGACGGCCAGCACGGATCAGCGGCAGCTGTAGCGGCCGGTCGTTGGGCTCCGCGGCGGGCGCCGTGCCCGCCGTGGTCCAGACGACCTCCTCGACCGCCGTGCCGGTGCCGCGGTGGCGCCGCAGCGCGGACTTCCGGCCGCCGCGCGACTCCTTGTGGGCACTGCGCTTGGCGACCGGCTTGCCGTCCACCTCGACCAGCTTGTAGACCATGCCGGCGGTCGGCGCGCCGGACCCGGTGACCACCGAGGTGCCGACGCCGTACGCGTCCACCGGCTCGGCGCGCAGCGCCGCGATGGCGTGTTCGTCGAGGTCACCGGAGACGACGATCCGGGTGTCCTTCGCGCCGAGGGAGTCCAGCTGCTCGCGGGCCCGGCGGGCGAGCGGGCCGACGTCGCCGGAGTCGATCCGGATCGCGCCGAGCTCCGGCCCGGCGACGCGGACCGCCGTCTCGATGCCGGCGGTGATGTCGTAGGTGTCGACCAGCAGCGTCGTGTCCGCGCCCATCTTCTCGACCTGCGCGCGGAAGGCCGCCTCCTCGCTGTCGTGCAGCAGCATGAAGGCGTGCGCGACGGTGCCCCGCGTCGGGATGCCGTAGCGGCGGCCCGCTTCGAGGTTGGACGTCGTCGCGAAGCCGGCCAGGTAGGCGGCGCGCGCGGCCGCGACCGCCGCGTACTCGTGCGTCCGGCGGCCGCCCATCTCGATGATCGGGCGGCCGTGCGCGGCGCCGGACATCCGGGCCGCCGCCGACGCGATCGCGCTGTCGTGGTTGAGGATCGACAGCACCAGCGTCTCCAGCAGCACGCACTCGGCGAACGAGCCGGTGACGGTCAGGATCGGCGAGCCGGGGAAGTACAGCTCGCCCTCGGCGTACCCGTCGAGGTCACCCGAGAACTCGTAGTCGGCGAGCCAGGACAGCGTCGCGTCGTCGACGACCGCGGTCGCCTCCAGCTGCGCCAGTTCGGCGTCGGTGAAGCGGAAGTCCGCGATGGCGTCGAGCACGCGCGCGGTGCCCGCGACGACGCCGTAGCGGCGCCCGTCCGGCAGGCGCCGGGCGAACACCTCGAACACGCAGGGGCGGTCCGCCGTCGCGTCGGCGAGCGCGCTGCCCAGCATGGTCAGCTCGTAGTGGTCGGTGAGCAGCGCAGTGCTGGTCGTGGCCGGCTCCGGTGAACCCATGGGGTCAGCCTATTCACCCACATGGCCGGACCTGGCGCGGCGTACCCCGTGACCCCCGTGACACCATGGGGTGCATGTCCACGCCTGTCGCATCCGAACAGACGCAGGTCGAGCCGGCCGGTGCGGAAGTAGCCGAGTCGGACACCCCCTGGCGGACCGTGGTCTGGAACGACCCGGTGAACCTGATGTCGTACGTGACGTACGTCTTCCAGAAGCTGTTCGGCTACAGCCGCGACCACGCCACCAAGCTGATGCTCGACGTGCACCAGAAGGGCAAGGCGATCGTGTCGTCCGGCAGCAAGGAGAAGGTGGAGACGGACGTGGCGAAGCTCCACGCGGCCGGTCTCTGGGCCACCATGGAGCAGACGTCGTGAACGGCTGGCGGCGCAAGGGCGCGGTCATCCACGCCGGGTTCGAGCAGCAGGAGGCCGCCGTCCTGCGCGGACTGGTCAGCCAGCTCGAAGACATGCTCACCGCGCGCGCCGAGGAGGCGCCGCAGGACGAGCTCGCCGAGCTGACCGGCATCCGGACCGGGCCCACCGAGTCCCCGGACGACCCGGTGCTCTCGCGGCTGCTCCCCGACTTCCACAAGCTCGACCCGGACAACCCGACCCGCGAGGACCTCGACTCGGCGTCGGCGATGCGGTCGCTGCACGAGCCGGAGCTGCTGGACATCAAGGTCGGCGTGGCGAAGATCGTGCTCGACACGCTGCCCCGCGACGGCGGCCACGTCCGGCTCACCGAGGAGCAGGCCGACGCCTGGCTGGGCGCGCTCAACGACGTCCGGCTGGCGCTGGGCACCGCGCTCGACGTCACCGAGGACATGCCCGACGAGCTGCCCGAGGACGACCCGCGGGCGCCGCACCTCGGCGTCTACCACTGGCTGACCTGGGTGCAGGAGACGCTGATCCAGGCGCTCACGGGATGATCACCGACGTCCCCGGCGTGCTGGTCGGGCACCACGAACGCGTTGGTGACGGCTGGGCCACCGGGACGACGGTGGTGCTCGTCCCCGGCGGCGCGGTCGGGGCCGTCGACCAGCGCGGGGGCGCGCCCGGCACGCGGGAGACGAACCTGCTCGAGCCGGAGAACCTGGTCCAGCGGGTCAACGCGGTGTGCCTGTCGGGCGGGTCGGCGTACGGCCTGGCCGCGGCTGACGGCGTGATGCGGTGGCTGTCGGAGCGGAACCTGGGCTTCCCGGTCGGCGCGCAGCCGCACGAGGTGGTGCCGATCGTGCCCGCGGCGGTGCTGTTCGACCTGCCGCGCAGCGAGTGGGGCAACCGGCCGGACGCGTCCTTCGGGTACGCGGCCTGCGACGCGGCCGCCCCTTCGTTCGCCGAGGGAACGGTCGGGGCCGGCGCCGGAGCGGCCGTGGGGTCGCTGAAGGGCGGGATCGGCTCGGCGAGCGAGGTCGTCGACGGGTTCACCGTCGGGGCGCTGGCGGCGGTCAACGCGGCCGGCGAGGCCGTCGACCTCTCGACCGGCCGGGCGTACGCGGCCGACCACGGCGACTTCGGCGTGACGTGGCCTTCACGGGCCGCCTCGCTGCCGTCTCGCCGGACCGACCTGAACACGACGATCGGCGTGGTCGCGGTCGACGCGGCGCTTTCGAAGGCGGAGGCGCGGCGGATCGCGGTCGCGGCCCAGGACGGGCTGGCGCGCGCGGTGCGCCCGGCCCACACGATGTTCGACGGCGACACGGTG
Coding sequences within:
- the serB gene encoding phosphoserine phosphatase SerB, producing MTQTPVLITTTGPDKPGVSSVLFAVLTRHDVDVLDVEQVVIRGQLVLGVLAGVYRDPEGLQETVEQAMASVGMQVDVKIGSAIGDDPFALGRRDSTHVLVVLGRPVTARGFSEVARRLASLGANIDAIRSVADYPVTGLELYVSVDRDTPEADTALRSELADAAVEAGVDIAVERAGITRRAKRLVVFDVDSTLIQGEVIEMLGAHAGVEPEIREITEAAMRGELNFSESLERRVALLEGLPATAIDEVAASIELTPGARTTIRTLKRMGFKTGVVSGGFTQVIGGLVEELGLDFAAANELEIVDGKLTGKVIGEVVDRAGKAKVLRRVAGEYDIPLEQCVAVGDGANDIDMLSAAGMGVAFNAKPALREVADTALSHPYLDAVLFVLGLTRGEVEAADAADGLELMRP
- a CDS encoding peptidyl-tRNA hydrolase, which codes for MSSVLDPLGARYAFWLGLPPEDTSDTSDEVPEEVRAMPVILRIERAEPPGRTPLLEAAAAAALAVCLDERAQPGGEWAEPMHAWLDNRIRKVARRARGAHWAAVQDLPGVTVEVDGAEARALVPGLITETPKEVARLQISGSELPPDEPGPIPDGVPLLLLNPHVPMTVGKASAQVGHATMILAALLDDAALAGWAARGYRTAVRTASPVQWKELHPGDDPEGAWRRDRVIAVRDAGFTEVDPGTITVLAQWAPEQAAP
- a CDS encoding OsmC family protein, whose translation is MGLEVQRDGQHAFVGRNDRGAEVRLGRAGAEGAFSPAELLQIAAAGCSAVTAEELITRRVGEDSKFRVTVTADRREGASELDAVHVAFDVDVSTLAADQREALAGAVDRAIERLCTVSRTLKKGIPVTEEFPGA
- a CDS encoding ATP-dependent DNA helicase, which gives rise to MPARTDFPGVLELLTHAVESVGGAERPGQVEMADAVGRAIRTGEHLAVQAGTGTGKSLAYLVPAIRHAVQKEATVVVSTATIALQRQLVDRDLPRLAKALKKPLGREPTFAILKGRRNYMCLHRLDSGAPDEPEDAQLFDPFAVSRLGKEVTRLREWASDTETGDRDELVPGVTDQAWRQVSVTAKECLGASRCPIGTDCFAEKARAEAGRADVIVTNHALLAIDALQGYQVLPDHDVVIIDEAHELVDRVTSVATGELTSAMCASAARRCGKLIDADVADGLLEAGDGLALIIDDLPAGRMDELPQPLKGAIPAIRDAAHRCITALGSDRKEDVEGATARKLARSLLDEVHDTAVRLLEAFDDDQAHQRDVVWLSGDKFSSNPRPPALKVAPLGVAGLLRERVFNQHTTILTSATLTLGGTFDTMARQWGLPPAAARVEQAPGAATEKEAPSDAGTGPKWLGLDVGSPFDHKRNGILYLAKHLPPPGRDGLASSTMDELAELIEAAGGRTLGLFSSMRAAKQATEEMRGRLDFPILCQGEDSTSLLVQKFSEDVRTCLFGTLSLWQGVDVPGPSLQLVVVDRIPFPRPDDPVSSARQRAVEARGGNGFLTVAATHAALLLAQGTGRLHRSVTDRGVVAVLDSRLANARYGGFLRASLPPFWPTMDPKVVREALRRLDAAAPA
- a CDS encoding biotin transporter BioY, giving the protein MSSLSFAGKRPVLADLVPGSLVRDIALVAGGAVLTGAAAQLTIPVPGSPVPMTGQTFAALLVGASLGMSRGAASMLVYLLVGAVGVPWFQHGTAGLSGASAGYIVGFVFAGALVGALAGRGGDRTAVRTAGTMVLGNLVIYAFGVPWLMASTGFDLSTAFAKGVTPFLVGDAIKIVVAAGLLPLTWKLVSGREQD
- a CDS encoding choice-of-anchor P family protein → MLAVTTLSVPLLAAAAPGTSTGWASSGSLDVTIDNEHVVTGELAKCTADGPYSAQTQGGATGDVAAFGMGESGCGRSGAVAVAQASGHRFSATVLKRYGGPVITVRTFSAKCATSENGSGGEVSIGAVQGITVPEQIPPNHRIVIPGGAAGTALATVVLNETVTPQPPDGSLVTHAVHIRLFPQGGPASGDIYLGTAACAPFGKK
- a CDS encoding bifunctional 4-hydroxy-2-oxoglutarate aldolase/2-dehydro-3-deoxy-phosphogluconate aldolase, producing MKDLRAALAEHRLVAILRASDASRFADAAMVLHAAGVRLLEATLTTPGAPAAITALRLALGEDALIGAGSVREPSDVDIAVDAGAAYLITPTVNPAVLERAAELDTPVVCGALTPTEIDQAWRLGAAAVKVFPIAAVGGVAYLRAVRAPLPDVPLVPTGGVHLADVEAYLRSGAIAIAAATPLLGDALSAGGSLPDLATRAGEFVAAAARFTTP
- a CDS encoding isochorismatase family protein; translated protein: MGTALIVVDVQNDFCEGGSLGLPGGAAAAAGISKQAAEGGYSHVVATRDNHIDPGDHFSETPDFKDSWPVHCVAGTPGASFHAALDVVPIGEVFSKGEYSAAYSGFEGAARDGKSLEAWLREHDVTDVDVVGIATDFCVRATALDAAKAGFGVRVLLDLTVGGSQPTVDATLKDFDEAGVSYTGTAAVPPAS
- a CDS encoding nicotinate phosphoribosyltransferase, producing MGSPEPATTSTALLTDHYELTMLGSALADATADRPCVFEVFARRLPDGRRYGVVAGTARVLDAIADFRFTDAELAQLEATAVVDDATLSWLADYEFSGDLDGYAEGELYFPGSPILTVTGSFAECVLLETLVLSILNHDSAIASAAARMSGAAHGRPIIEMGGRRTHEYAAVAAARAAYLAGFATTSNLEAGRRYGIPTRGTVAHAFMLLHDSEEAAFRAQVEKMGADTTLLVDTYDITAGIETAVRVAGPELGAIRIDSGDVGPLARRAREQLDSLGAKDTRIVVSGDLDEHAIAALRAEPVDAYGVGTSVVTGSGAPTAGMVYKLVEVDGKPVAKRSAHKESRGGRKSALRRHRGTGTAVEEVVWTTAGTAPAAEPNDRPLQLPLIRAGRPVPDLPTLDDARQRLRRGLVSLPWEGLKLSHGEPAIPTLFL
- the clpS gene encoding ATP-dependent Clp protease adapter ClpS, with amino-acid sequence MSTPVASEQTQVEPAGAEVAESDTPWRTVVWNDPVNLMSYVTYVFQKLFGYSRDHATKLMLDVHQKGKAIVSSGSKEKVETDVAKLHAAGLWATMEQTS
- a CDS encoding DUF2017 domain-containing protein, with protein sequence MNGWRRKGAVIHAGFEQQEAAVLRGLVSQLEDMLTARAEEAPQDELAELTGIRTGPTESPDDPVLSRLLPDFHKLDPDNPTREDLDSASAMRSLHEPELLDIKVGVAKIVLDTLPRDGGHVRLTEEQADAWLGALNDVRLALGTALDVTEDMPDELPEDDPRAPHLGVYHWLTWVQETLIQALTG
- a CDS encoding P1 family peptidase; this encodes MITDVPGVLVGHHERVGDGWATGTTVVLVPGGAVGAVDQRGGAPGTRETNLLEPENLVQRVNAVCLSGGSAYGLAAADGVMRWLSERNLGFPVGAQPHEVVPIVPAAVLFDLPRSEWGNRPDASFGYAACDAAAPSFAEGTVGAGAGAAVGSLKGGIGSASEVVDGFTVGALAAVNAAGEAVDLSTGRAYAADHGDFGVTWPSRAASLPSRRTDLNTTIGVVAVDAALSKAEARRIAVAAQDGLARAVRPAHTMFDGDTVFALATGERELPEASGPFGAAARPVALDALCSAAARVFARAMVHGLLAATTAGGVPAYRDVWPEAFG